In Candidatus Paceibacterota bacterium, a single window of DNA contains:
- the rplJ gene encoding 50S ribosomal protein L10 yields the protein MSRTKTQKKEILEKLEKIMGGAKSLVFVNIHGLKVESATPMRRQLTKDGVGFFVAKKTLSEKALEAKKYEGTMPALVGEFGMAYGTDLVAPARGVYEFQKKFKDQVTIIGGVFENKFMSKEDMLAIATIPPTQTLYGMFVNVINSPIQGFVVALSKIAEKKV from the coding sequence ATGTCACGAACAAAAACACAGAAAAAGGAGATTCTTGAAAAATTGGAAAAGATCATGGGTGGTGCAAAATCACTAGTCTTCGTCAATATTCACGGTCTCAAAGTTGAGTCTGCTACGCCTATGCGTCGTCAGCTCACCAAAGATGGAGTTGGCTTCTTCGTTGCAAAAAAGACCCTTTCAGAAAAGGCTCTTGAAGCAAAAAAATACGAAGGTACAATGCCAGCTTTAGTCGGCGAATTTGGAATGGCCTATGGTACAGATCTGGTAGCACCAGCTCGTGGTGTCTATGAATTCCAAAAGAAATTCAAAGATCAAGTAACCATTATCGGAGGAGTCTTTGAAAACAAGTTCATGAGTAAAGAAGATATGTTGGCAATCGCTACGATCCCACCAACACAAACTCTTTATGGAATGTTTGTTAATGTCATCAACTCACCTATCCAAGGTTTCGTGGTTGCACTCAGTAAGATAGCAGAAAAGAAAGTTTAA
- the rplL gene encoding 50S ribosomal protein L7/L12: MENTPVEIPAKFKTLVESIEKMSVLDLNELVKLLEKKFGVSAAAVAVAAPAGGAPAGEEKSTFAVHLTDIGAQKIAVIKVVKEVLALGLKEAKDLVDAAPSLLKDGMKKDEADAFKKAIETAGGKVELK, translated from the coding sequence ATGGAAAATACACCTGTAGAAATCCCTGCAAAATTCAAAACTCTCGTTGAATCAATTGAGAAAATGTCAGTTTTGGATCTAAATGAGCTCGTTAAATTACTAGAAAAGAAGTTCGGCGTTTCAGCAGCAGCTGTTGCTGTTGCTGCCCCAGCCGGAGGTGCTCCAGCTGGCGAAGAGAAGAGTACCTTTGCTGTTCATTTGACAGATATCGGTGCTCAAAAGATCGCTGTTATCAAAGTAGTCAAGGAAGTTTTGGCACTTGGACTCAAAGAAGCCAAGGACCTCGTTGATGCCGCTCCTTCCCTCCTCAAGGATGGAATGAAGAAAGATGAAGCCGATGCTTTCAAGAAAGCTATTGAAACTGCCGGCGGTAAGGTTGAGTTAAAATAA